Proteins encoded by one window of Cellvibrio sp. KY-GH-1:
- a CDS encoding lipopolysaccharide assembly protein LapB: MQPLKKPKPSATNSEIDAMELYRNDLRFVKQRLGSSPARFASLSARVASALLCCALFSACSQQSIKPLQEPTLQTADSEVTANSSGMIRNLQQQLTQDPNNPEVHYKLGFAYNSAAEQLKSAEPEKSAAQRKLAIAEFRKVLELVPGNEATLTALYNIYYDDIVKGKDQSLTQAKTIFTQLSPGAREALNPPSLALFLQRYIAQKESANKQPEELLDALLSATREQPTNDKAYIQLAKMYRTMGLYPLALATLKQAETNQVQSRDFFQTLAETYEERAEASGCSYELNKSLSSAAGYYQKAMPMGADKAELHYQLAQMFIDTNHHQLALNEIAIVLEIAPSAENYAWAAQTYSTIGKNQQAFNLLEKAKQQGLTASDTAFHEIYMNAGDWQKAAVTFTEYLQAQREISIYDAIKADIIHDQTDWDFSKIARGKKMAVRNEWEGAVYAYWINKINRQQLQQAATNRCELTEYYFYSGYRDYRAGKTSAARQHFNAALQQNTYRFIERPLASLFLARN, encoded by the coding sequence ATGCAGCCTTTAAAAAAGCCGAAGCCCTCGGCTACCAACTCTGAGATTGATGCTATGGAGTTGTATAGAAACGATTTGCGGTTTGTAAAACAGCGGTTGGGATCATCGCCGGCTCGCTTCGCATCACTGTCTGCTCGCGTAGCATCTGCACTGCTATGTTGCGCACTATTCAGTGCCTGCAGCCAACAATCCATTAAGCCTTTGCAAGAACCCACGCTGCAAACAGCAGATAGTGAAGTAACGGCAAACAGCTCAGGTATGATTCGCAATCTGCAGCAACAACTTACACAAGACCCTAACAACCCGGAAGTACATTATAAATTGGGTTTTGCGTATAACTCCGCGGCCGAGCAATTAAAATCGGCTGAGCCGGAAAAATCGGCGGCGCAGCGAAAACTGGCGATAGCCGAATTTCGTAAGGTTTTAGAACTGGTGCCAGGCAATGAGGCGACACTGACCGCGCTTTACAACATTTATTACGATGATATCGTAAAAGGCAAGGATCAATCGCTAACCCAGGCCAAAACCATTTTCACCCAACTCTCGCCCGGTGCGCGCGAAGCGTTGAATCCTCCGTCGCTCGCACTTTTTTTGCAGCGTTATATCGCGCAAAAAGAAAGTGCAAATAAGCAACCCGAAGAATTATTAGATGCGCTGCTGAGTGCTACACGTGAGCAACCCACCAACGACAAGGCCTACATTCAGCTCGCCAAAATGTATCGCACCATGGGGCTTTACCCGCTTGCACTAGCCACCTTGAAACAGGCGGAGACCAATCAGGTGCAATCACGCGATTTTTTCCAAACACTCGCGGAAACCTATGAAGAACGCGCCGAAGCCAGTGGTTGCTCCTACGAATTAAATAAATCGCTCTCCAGCGCAGCTGGCTATTACCAAAAAGCCATGCCAATGGGTGCGGATAAGGCGGAATTGCATTATCAACTGGCCCAGATGTTTATTGATACCAATCACCACCAGTTAGCGCTGAATGAAATTGCCATAGTGTTAGAGATTGCTCCCAGTGCCGAAAATTATGCCTGGGCAGCACAGACCTACTCCACCATAGGAAAAAATCAGCAGGCGTTTAATTTGTTGGAAAAAGCCAAACAACAAGGACTTACCGCGAGCGATACGGCATTTCACGAAATTTATATGAATGCAGGCGATTGGCAAAAAGCAGCAGTAACATTTACCGAGTACTTACAGGCACAGCGTGAAATCAGCATTTATGATGCGATTAAAGCCGATATTATTCATGACCAAACGGATTGGGATTTCTCCAAGATAGCACGCGGGAAAAAAATGGCCGTCCGCAATGAGTGGGAAGGCGCCGTCTACGCTTACTGGATTAACAAAATCAATCGCCAACAATTACAACAAGCCGCAACCAATCGCTGCGAACTTACTGAATATTATTTTTATTCCGGTTATCGCGACTATCGCGCCGGAAAAACCTCGGCCGCCAGGCAACACTTCAACGCCGCACTACAACAAAACACCTATCGATTTATCGAGCGGCCTCTGGCAAGCCTGTTT